In Leptospiraceae bacterium, one DNA window encodes the following:
- a CDS encoding transposase — MDMENREVIGRAVSDKLNSELVRSAFESALMNRGSLEGYIHHTDSDRRYCSHEYIELLNNSKIQISMCLGNAYENAHAESFNKTIKYQEINISCYADKIEEIKSIFQFIDRYNSIRPHSALGGLSPLQFKNKQKI, encoded by the coding sequence ATGGATATGGAAAACAGAGAGGTCATCGGACGAGCTGTTTCTGATAAACTTAATAGTGAACTTGTCAGGTCTGCATTTGAGTCGGCTCTCATGAACAGAGGAAGTCTCGAAGGTTACATTCATCATACTGATTCTGATAGAAGATATTGTTCGCATGAATATATAGAACTTCTGAACAATTCCAAAATACAAATTTCAATGTGTCTTGGTAATGCATATGAAAATGCACACGCAGAATCTTTTAATAAAACTATCAAGTATCAAGAGATAAATATCTCCTGTTATGCTGATAAAATTGAAGAAATTAAAAGTATTTTTCAATTTATTGATCGGTACAATTCAATCAGACCTCATTCAGCTTTAGGAGGACTATCTCCTCTGCAATTTAAAAATAAACAAAAAATATGA
- a CDS encoding CopG family transcriptional regulator, producing the protein MAKINKRFHLLLTDEELLLLKNESEKRNISAGELIRISLKNEIIQKSSYMRISALQTILGLVKN; encoded by the coding sequence GTGGCAAAAATAAACAAAAGATTTCATCTACTTTTAACTGACGAAGAATTGTTGTTACTGAAAAATGAATCTGAAAAACGAAATATCTCTGCCGGAGAATTGATAAGAATTAGTTTAAAAAATGAAATTATACAAAAGTCTTCCTATATGAGAATTTCTGCCTTGCAAACAATTTTAGGATTAGTAAAAAATTGA
- a CDS encoding transposase codes for MEGALTNLALDNHILKKAKISARLEAKEIIRKHLAPEFGIVKSYKALEISISSFYYQSDTKIKRKQEDKQLIEKIEAYLDLMPQSGYRSVTYFLRNDMKINHKRVYRIMHENLLNAVRRGLIIMPTTDSKHNLKKYPNLLKDKSINHARSNSW; via the coding sequence TTGGAAGGTGCACTTACCAACCTTGCGTTAGATAATCACATTTTAAAAAAAGCCAAAATATCTGCAAGACTGGAAGCAAAAGAGATTATCAGGAAGCATCTCGCACCAGAATTTGGAATTGTAAAAAGCTATAAAGCTTTGGAGATCAGTATCTCTTCCTTCTATTACCAATCGGATACAAAGATTAAAAGGAAACAGGAGGATAAGCAACTAATAGAAAAGATTGAAGCATATCTGGATTTAATGCCTCAATCAGGTTACAGGTCTGTCACTTATTTTCTGAGAAATGATATGAAAATCAATCATAAGCGAGTTTACAGGATCATGCATGAAAACCTTTTAAATGCAGTCCGAAGAGGGCTTATCATCATGCCGACCACGGATTCAAAACATAACCTGAAAAAATATCCAAATCTTCTTAAGGACAAGTCAATTAATCATGCACGAAGTAATAGTTGGTGA
- a CDS encoding tetratricopeptide repeat protein, translating to MQQENKNTESIPYLEKYLELNESEIYLRLLYARALLFRTDLETPVPGEGIYERTEKLKKIKGNYRKSSEIFSKYVLILQNIRPREPSLGKWFFLWAMAEWFSGQKEKSISLFKKAIKLDFTLSSSYYNIASIYESLGQSQDAKIYWGRYLKAEKEFLEER from the coding sequence TTGCAACAAGAGAATAAAAATACTGAAAGCATTCCGTATTTAGAAAAATATCTTGAGTTGAACGAGAGTGAAATCTATTTACGATTGCTTTATGCCAGAGCCTTGCTTTTCAGGACTGATTTAGAGACTCCTGTTCCGGGGGAAGGTATTTATGAGAGAACAGAAAAATTAAAAAAGATTAAGGGCAATTATAGAAAATCATCTGAAATTTTTTCTAAGTATGTTTTAATTTTACAAAATATCAGGCCAAGAGAGCCTTCTCTTGGGAAATGGTTTTTTTTGTGGGCGATGGCTGAATGGTTTTCCGGTCAGAAAGAGAAATCAATTTCCTTGTTTAAAAAAGCGATAAAATTGGATTTTACTTTAAGTAGCTCCTATTACAATATAGCTTCTATCTATGAATCCTTGGGACAAAGTCAAGATGCTAAAATTTACTGGGGACGTTATTTGAAAGCCGAAAAAGAATTTTTGGAGGAAAGATAG
- a CDS encoding Uma2 family endonuclease, with product MSTTILDDPAIRKNVFSFSVSQYHNLLSTESTELIKGQVIKKMPKSPIHTFFIEVLSAYLRKIVPKNFIVRQEAPISTIDSELEPDISIVEGPFEKYFSDHPTFAFHIIEISITTLEIDRAKAMVYAEAKVPEYWIIRPDVKLIEIYTNPKDGDYLTKKEKSFEDTLYIFENEFGLAP from the coding sequence ATGTCCACTACAATTCTTGACGACCCTGCAATCCGAAAAAATGTATTTTCTTTTTCTGTCTCCCAATACCACAATCTTCTTTCTACAGAATCAACCGAGCTCATCAAAGGCCAGGTAATCAAAAAAATGCCCAAATCCCCGATACATACTTTTTTCATTGAAGTACTTTCAGCCTATCTTAGAAAAATTGTACCAAAAAATTTTATCGTAAGACAAGAAGCTCCGATTTCAACGATCGATTCTGAACTAGAACCCGATATTTCAATTGTAGAAGGGCCTTTTGAAAAATATTTTTCAGATCACCCGACATTTGCTTTTCATATAATCGAAATATCGATTACGACCTTGGAGATTGACCGAGCCAAAGCAATGGTGTATGCGGAAGCAAAGGTTCCGGAGTATTGGATTATCCGTCCTGATGTGAAATTGATAGAAATTTATACCAACCCTAAAGATGGGGACTATCTTACGAAAAAAGAAAAATCTTTTGAGGATACGCTTTACATTTTTGAAAATGAATTTGGTCTTGCCCCCTAA
- a CDS encoding transposase has product MCLGNAYENAHAESFNKTIKYQEINISCYADKIEAAKSIFQFIDRYNSIRPHSALGGLSPLQFKNKQKI; this is encoded by the coding sequence ATGTGTCTTGGTAATGCATATGAAAATGCACACGCAGAATCTTTTAATAAAACTATCAAGTATCAAGAGATAAATATCTCCTGTTATGCTGATAAAATTGAAGCAGCCAAAAGTATTTTTCAATTTATTGATCGGTACAATTCAATCAGACCTCATTCAGCTTTAGGAGGACTATCTCCTCTGCAATTTAAAAATAAACAAAAAATATGA
- the rpiB gene encoding ribose 5-phosphate isomerase B translates to MKEIIGIATDHGGFELKEYLKSSLKDECEIIDLGVFNENSVDYPIIIREACEKLLKKEFSRLIALCGTGIGASIAANRLHGIRAALCHNEFTAEMSRKHNNANVLVLGGRVLEKEIAVKIAKIWLKTSFEGGRHEKRISMLG, encoded by the coding sequence ATGAAAGAAATCATCGGAATTGCAACTGACCATGGAGGATTTGAGCTAAAAGAATACCTGAAATCTTCTTTAAAAGATGAATGTGAGATCATAGATCTAGGAGTATTTAACGAGAATTCGGTTGACTATCCGATAATAATACGAGAGGCTTGTGAAAAATTACTCAAAAAAGAATTTTCTAGATTGATTGCGTTATGCGGAACAGGAATTGGTGCATCTATTGCAGCAAACAGACTTCATGGAATTCGTGCAGCACTCTGCCACAACGAGTTTACTGCGGAAATGTCTCGCAAGCACAATAATGCAAATGTGTTAGTGCTCGGGGGAAGGGTTTTGGAAAAAGAAATAGCTGTGAAAATTGCTAAAATTTGGTTGAAGACTTCTTTTGAAGGAGGACGACATGAAAAACGTATATCTATGCTTGGATAA
- a CDS encoding transposase codes for MPQSGYRSVTYFLRNDMKINHKRVYRIMHENL; via the coding sequence ATGCCTCAATCAGGTTACAGGTCTGTCACTTATTTTCTGAGAAATGATATGAAAATCAATCATAAGCGAGTTTACAGGATCATGCATGAAAACCTTTAA
- the serC gene encoding 3-phosphoserine/phosphohydroxythreonine transaminase — translation MSTIKNKTFNFNAGPAMLPIEVMEKAKEEFLDYQGTGMSVMEMSHRGTHFHEIIESAESNLRRLLNISENYSVIFYPGGATLQFSAVPLNLLNENESGDYAITGVWTKKAFQEAKKFFPVKSIYDGEIDKYSSTPILHESQISKQAKYVFITSNNTIYGTRYKSLPVFKNTPLVADMTSEILSRKLNIENFGLIFAGAQKNIGPSGLTIVIIRNDLLEYKKKEVPILLDYKVMAKNKSLYNTPPTFAIYMARLVFDWCIKMGGVEKLEEINQKKSSILYEYIDSSKLYKAPVQKESRSEMNVVFHIKEKDLEKSFADESDKNGLHGLSGHRDAGGFRASIYNAMPVEGVLKLIDFMKDFEDKHVV, via the coding sequence ATGAGTACAATAAAAAACAAAACTTTTAATTTTAATGCAGGGCCTGCCATGCTTCCGATTGAAGTAATGGAAAAAGCAAAAGAGGAATTTCTGGATTACCAAGGTACTGGTATGTCTGTTATGGAGATGAGCCACAGAGGTACGCATTTCCATGAAATTATTGAAAGCGCTGAATCAAATCTTAGAAGATTACTGAATATCTCCGAAAACTATTCTGTTATTTTTTATCCCGGTGGTGCAACCTTACAATTTTCTGCAGTTCCGTTAAATCTGTTGAATGAAAATGAATCAGGGGACTATGCGATAACCGGTGTTTGGACTAAAAAAGCATTTCAAGAAGCCAAAAAATTTTTTCCTGTAAAGTCTATTTATGATGGCGAAATCGACAAATACAGTTCTACCCCAATTCTTCACGAGAGTCAAATTTCCAAACAGGCAAAATATGTCTTCATAACATCCAACAACACTATTTACGGGACAAGATACAAAAGTCTTCCTGTTTTTAAAAATACTCCACTTGTTGCAGATATGACGAGCGAGATTTTGAGTAGAAAGCTAAATATTGAAAACTTTGGACTTATTTTTGCAGGTGCACAAAAAAATATCGGACCCTCAGGTCTTACCATTGTAATTATCAGAAACGATTTATTGGAATACAAAAAAAAGGAAGTACCAATACTACTCGATTACAAAGTAATGGCAAAAAATAAATCTTTGTACAACACTCCACCGACTTTTGCAATTTATATGGCGAGGCTGGTTTTTGATTGGTGTATAAAAATGGGTGGAGTCGAGAAGTTAGAAGAAATCAATCAAAAAAAATCTTCAATACTTTACGAGTATATAGATTCTTCTAAACTCTATAAAGCCCCAGTACAAAAAGAAAGCCGCTCTGAAATGAATGTAGTTTTTCATATCAAGGAAAAAGATCTTGAAAAAAGTTTTGCTGACGAATCTGATAAGAATGGACTACACGGTCTTAGTGGTCATAGAGACGCGGGAGGGTTTAGAGCGTCCATTTACAATGCAATGCCGGTAGAAGGTGTTTTAAAGCTGATTGATTTTATGAAAGATTTTGAGGATAAGCACGTTGTATAA
- a CDS encoding nucleotidyltransferase family protein, with protein MTPDKNKILLTIRKNIIELSKKYSVTRIGIFGSIARDQATSKSDIDIVVEMEPDLFKRASLKYELENLLGTNVDVIRYSNRMNPHLKKRIDLEALYV; from the coding sequence ATGACTCCTGATAAAAACAAAATTCTATTAACGATAAGAAAAAATATTATAGAATTATCCAAAAAATATTCCGTCACACGTATTGGTATTTTCGGATCGATTGCAAGAGATCAGGCAACCAGCAAATCTGATATTGATATCGTAGTGGAAATGGAACCTGATTTGTTCAAGCGTGCTTCTTTAAAGTATGAACTTGAAAATCTTTTAGGAACCAACGTCGATGTTATCCGTTATTCAAATAGAATGAATCCTCACTTAAAAAAAAGAATCGACCTGGAAGCTTTGTATGTATGA